The nucleotide sequence TAATAGGAATTTTCATTAATTTTCTTTTTATATTTTTTAACATTTACAGTCTAGCTACTTTGTAGAGCTTATTTACGAAATACTCATGTTATTTGAGGAAAAAACCAGAATGAAAACTGAACTGTTTGTAAAAGTACACCTCCATCAACAGAAAGGAAGAGAAAATGCTCTAATTGAGCGTCTTCTCTTCCTTTCTATGCCTATTCAATTAACTTGTTATCGAATTTTAGTGCGATAATGGCCAACTACTTAAATATATTTCATATTTATGTGTTCTTTTTAACTTTAAGTATAAAGTTGAAGGACCAATTTAATACAACAATTAATCAAAATACATACTAGTTAATGCTTTTGTTCTAATTCACAAAACCATCTAGAAACTTACTCGCTTCACCATTAAATTTCCACATCACACCAAACCGGTCGATTAACATACCAAAACTGGCGGACCACGGAGTAGAAGATAAGGGCATGATTACCGTACCACCTTCAGAAAGTGCTTCGAAAATGGACTGATTGGCTTCTGGTTCAGCATCGATGATACTAATAAGGAGGGAATTCCCTTGCGTAATTCCTCCTGTCACCGCTTGCATACCCAGTGGGACATCCGAGAGCATCAATGTGTTTCCTGCGAATTCAATACGCGATTCCATGATCATGTTTTGTTCTTCTTCCGTGAATGGCGCATTCGGATCTTGGTCAAAAGCATTAAATCTCACTTTTTTCACACTTGTTGCTTGCAATGCTCTTTCGTAAAACGTCAGTGCTTCTTCTGCCTTGCCTTCAAATTGTAGATAAGCTACTGTTTTCATCTTTTATTTCCTCCTTTGTTATACCCAAAGTATAATGGGGCATAGGTGACAACAGTATGTCGTATATCGGAGGACACTATGAAAAAAATTGAACGGCTTATCTCAATTGTCATGATTTTACTGCAAAAGGAAATTGTTTCAGCCTCAGAATTCAGCCGTCTATTCGATGTTTCAAAGCGAACAATCCAACGGGATATAGAAGCCTTGGGTTATGCAAATATCCCCATTTATGCAGAACACGGTGCTGAGGGAGGATATGCGTTAATGGATGAATATAAACTCGATAAACGTTTGGTAAACAGCCAAGACTTAGAAAATATCCTCGTCTCCTTAGGTGGCTACGACCAATTGATAACGAACCCGGAAATTCAAATGACAATTCAAAAAATCAAATCAATGACCAGCCTGGAAACGACCGCAAAACTGGATTTGAGTTTTTATGATTGGTCAGGTAGAAGCGAGATCAAAGAAGACATTACACTGATCAATCAAGCAATCGGAAAGAACTGGTTGTTAACATTTGAATACGTCGATCAAGGCGGCAAAAGAAGCTGTCGGGTCGTAGAACCTTATAGGCTGCGTTTAATGGAGATGCATTGGTATCTTTTTGCTTATTGTCTTGAACGCAAAGACTATCGAACATTCAAGTTGACGAGGATGATCGATATTAAACAGGAAGGTTCTTTCAGTCCGAGGTCCGATCTCGAATCTATAAAAGACCAAAAGCATAGTGGACAATCCGAGTTGGTCCCGGTACAGCTATTAGTCGATGTTGTGGTCAGAGATCAGTTTATCGAGAGATATGGCAAAAGTTCTGTTACGGAAATGACGGCAGAAAGTTATCTTGTCAAGATTGAGCTACCTGAGAGCCATTTTGCTTACCAGTTTGTAGCTGGTTTCGGCAATAAAGTTAAGATTTTGGAACCACATAGTTTTATAGAAAATTATTTAATTTTTTTAGAGGAAACCATCCGACTGTATCGATAGTAGCTGCAGAATTTTGCTCCTAGACAAATAAGCACAACAACTTTTGCAACGGCTAGGACTTTTTTTATAATCAATCAAAGAGTTACTCTCATTCCACTGATTATACATTTTGCTTTCAAAAATAAGACTTGTACAGATAAAGAGGAAAATCAGTGCTTATAGGCAATGATTTTCCTCTTTGTATTTCGTCAATAAATTAGCTGTTACTTCTGATAAATTTATGATATGTAAACTACTAGACAGTTAGCGCATCTTTCTATAATACTTTAGTAATTACATACTATTACGTATAACCCGATAAGCTTGTGTTTAATATGGGAACTGTGACTGTTAAAAAGAGAATCTCATCTTTACAACATCAAACTTCGCCCCATAAAATGAGGGCGCAGCTTAAGCAAAATCGGCAACGAAGAAGCCGACTTAGTCGCTGTCGGCCGAGGCATGTTGAAAAACCCTTATTGGACCCTGGAAGCTGCAGAAAAAATAAGAAAAGAGACCTCTGTGCCTGTACAATATGCAGCAGGATTCAAGTAAGCAGTATTTAGTTAATACCTATACCGAGTACACGAAACAAAAATGAAAACATATTTTGGAGGGAGTTTATAATGACATACATTGACGACAAAGTGATTATCATCACCGGGGCTTCAAGCGGGATTGGCGAGGCAGCGGCTCTTTATCTTTCAGAACGCGGCGCCAAAGTGGTTTTAGCAGCAAGAAGCGAAGAAAAGCTGAAAGTTCTTGCAGAGCGCATAAACAACAGCGGTGGAACGGCACTGTACCGCTCAACGGATGTGACCAATAAAGACGAAGTTCAATCTTTAGTTGATTTCACTATTGAGAAATTCAATCGTGTGGACACCTTGATTAACTCGGCCGGACTGATGTTATTCTCAATGTGGGACAATACGCACGTAGAAGAATGGGAAAAAATGATCGACCTGAATCTTAAAGGGGTTCTTTATGGAATCGCAGCAGTGCTTCCGAAAATGAAGGAACAAGGATCTGGCCAAATCATTAATGTCGGTTCAGTTGCCGGTCACGCTGTAGGTGAAGGGCATGGTGTCTACAGCTCAACAAAATACGCAGTTAAAGCAATAACTGAAAGCCTTCGTAAGGAAATGTCTGTTAAATACAACATCAAAGCTTCGATGGTCTCTCCCGGTGTGATTGCCACCAATTGGCAAGATACAGTAACCGATCGTGATGTGGAAAGTGTTCTTGAGAATTTAAATGAAGTGGCAATTGATGTGGAGCACGTGGCTAAAACCATTGCTTTTGTTATCGATCAGCCTGCTGATGTTCTGATCAACGATGTATTAGTAACTCCTACCTCGCAAAAATGGTGAGTAGAACTAAGTTCCATTGAACGTACTTTTTTAAAAAGAAGAACCAAAAAAATCAAATCGTCCTTCCTGCCGCATCTTTCTTAAAAATACGGCAGGAAGGGCTTTTTATTTTTTTTAAAAAGGACAAGTGCAGAAATGTAAAACTTAGTCAGCATCTTTTGAACAGTATTTAAAGATTTTAGAGCATTTTCCCTCTTAAATTAGCAAATGTAGTTTGTTGACTTATATATTTTGTAGTTATTAATTTAGTAAATCTAATAATATAATCGGATCTATTCTTCTATCACACTAAGGCGTTCGTAAAATACACTTTTAAAAACGAAAAAAGAGTGAAAATTTTAGACGAAGTTTCTACTTTTCCGATAATTCAATGATATGTAAACTGATTTATATGAGTGATTGACGAGTTATATATCATTGCGATAAATTCCGTCCACTGTTTCGTATATCACTCCTTTGCTTTGATTGACTGCTCTTCCTTTGGCTGCTTGATAAGACAACACTGAGTAAAATAAGAGCTGCCCCGATATAGCCTTTGCCGTGCAATATTTCTTGTGCAAATACATAACCAAATAAAGCAGCGAAAACCGGCTCTAACGAAAACATCAGTCCTGTACGTGTCGGTGACGTGTATTTTTGGGCGATGATTTGTAAAATGAAGCCGATGGCACTGCAAAAGATGCTTAAGGCAAGAATCGCAAGCCAGCTAATTGTGGTACTGGGCCAAGCAGGCACTTCGAAAATAAATGAAAAGATCAACCCATACAATCCGGTGAAGCCCAGCTGGGCAATCCCTAAGTTTAACGGATCCACCTTCTTGGCTGCCGAACTTACCACTATAATATGCACGGCATAGAAAAGCGCAGCCCCCATACAGAATAAGTCGCCCCTATTAAACACTAAAGGCAGTTGAATGGTGAGAAAACCGATTCCTGTAATGGCAAGAATCACACTCAGGGCCGTTTTCAATTCAACTTTTTTTCGCAATACGAAAGCCGTAATCAGCGGAACAAATACCACAGTCAAGCTAACCAAAAAACCTGCATTTGACGTGGTGGTCGTGTTCAATCCATACGTGATTAACACGAAAACGATGAATAGAATAACCCCTAGAATGGCCGCACACTTTAAGGTGAGGCAATCAATTTTCCTGAACCGCCGAAAAAAGAGGCCCGCCGCCAGCACAAATGCCAATCCGAATCGAAGCGCGATTACATTGAATTCTCCAAGCGAATCAATTCCTATTTTCATAAACAAATAAGACGATCCCCATCCGATTGTCACCAGTAACATCAGTAAATCCGCCTGGAAAGGTTTCATGCGTCTCCTCCTTCACTGTGCCTTCTTCTAATCTATAAAAATAAAGTATACTTGCATCGCAAAAGTGAAGAGCGATTGCTTTATTGATATTCTTTCTTCAATTGATGATTCTCATCGTAATGGTCTTTTGGGTGGTAAGAAATGATGGGTTGTTCAACTAGAGTATGAAGCCGCTGTTTGTACGCCTCCAAATACATTTTCCGTTCATCTTCGTCATGTGACGGTGTCCATGAGATGAATGGCTCGACTGGCTGCATGCCCGAAAAGTAGAGCATGCCATGATTGATATGGTAGAGAATTTTTTCATGAATATCGCCATCCATCCCGTTTGGCATATAAGCCCCTTTGGGCGTTCCAGTCGTCACCGAAAGCATGGCTTTTCTACCTTTTAACCCTCCCGAATCGTATCTATTTTCTCTGGTGTAGATAAAGCCCGAAGCATACACCCGGTCAAACCATCCTTTTAAGATGGCCGGCATGGAGTACCACCAAATGGGAAACTGGAAAATAACAAAATCGGCCCACACCAGCTTTTCCTGTTCATCTTCAATATCGCGTGAAAAACTTTCGGTTTTGACCGCATGTTTCTGTTCAACTGCATATTTCAAAGAGTGTTCGTCCTGACGCTGCTGAAAATCACCGCCGTCGGCAACCGCCTTGAAATTCATGGCGTACAAATCCGATACTTCTACTTGATGACCCAGTTTGGTCAATTCTGAAACTGCCAAGTCCTTTAGCGCTCCATTGAACGATTGCGGTTCAGGATGTGCATATACAATCAGTACGTTCATCTCTTCATCTCCTCATGGATAATTCACTAATGTTTAGCCTGCGTCTTTTCAGATTTCATTTTCAGGATAGAACATCAGCATAAAAAAGCTGGCTGGTTCCGCTGTTTCATTTTTATAGCTGTGCGGAACCGTACCGGAAAATTGAAGCGCATCCCCGGAGGCCAATGTATAACGCTGACCTTGAAGATCCATGATCAGTTCCCCGTTTTTCATGACGATGTATTCTTCCCCCAAATGGGTTTTGGCCTGATGAAAACAGCCTGGCTCCAGTTCAGTGACGTAAATCTCGAATTTTTTATCCGGATGAAAAGGGAAAAAAGGATAGACCCGATATCTGCCTTCATTGTCCGTAATGGGCTCAATGTCAGTCAGACTAATCTGCTTGACTTGAGGCTCGCTTTCCGTCATGAAGGAAGTGAAGGAAACTTGAAGGCCGTTTGCGATTTTCCATAAAGTCGCTACCGTCGGATTGGATTTCCCTTTCTCAATTTGAGCCAGCATGGCTTTACTGACCCCTGTTGCTTCAGAAACCTGATCGAGCGTAAGGTTCCTTCGTTTCCGTAGATTGGCCAAGTTTTTCGAAATAATCCCTTGAATATTTTCCATTCCATGCCTCCTGTTAACTTTATTAATGAACAATATAACATACTTTTAAACGTTTTAACAGACAAAGGATTTTGATTAATCCTTAGATGGCATTTCTCTAATCAGTATGTTGAGTCTTCGTAGAAAAAAGCGTTCGTAAAAGTACACCTTTCCGAACGCTCTAAAGCCTCTCCGAACTTCATAAAAAGAACGTTCGTAAATGTGTCAAAACACTTTACGAACGTTCTTTTATTTCTAGACAGGTTTACGAACGGTCCATCATTGCTTCATCCTGTTCGGTCCATGTGCATAATGCAACTCATGCCTCAACCCGAACCAGCCCTTCCTGCAGTGCTTCCTCTAGAAACGGACTCGGTTTGCCGACGGAGAAAAGCTGCAGTTCGTGCATAGCACGCGTACAGGCGGTGTAGAACAGGCGGCGCAGGCTTTCCTGTCCGTACATCTGTTCCGAGGCGTCGTAGAGGATGACGGCGTCGAACTCGATGCCTTTTGCCAAATACGACGGGATGACGATGACGCCCTGCTCGTATTCGGCGGAGCCGGTCTTCATCCGCTTCAGCCCCTCGATGCCGGACAAGGCTTCATGGGCATGCGCGGCTTCGGAAGCGGATTTGCAGATGATGGCAATCGTGCCGAATTTGCCGCGCAGTTCTGCGACCCGCTCCATGATGCAGCGATGCAGTTCTGCATGATCCGCTACTTCCGTCAGGACCGGCTTTTCGCCTTGCCGCTCAAACGGGACGATGGCGTTGCCTTCCGGCACAAGCCGGCGGGTGAATTCGATGATTGGTTTGGTGGCGCGGTAGCTTTGCGCCAGACGGATCGTTTCGGTTTGATCTGTTCCGTACAGGTTGGTCAGCACATCAAAATCGTTGAATTCACCGGCATGGGCAAAAATCGCCTGGTTGAAGTCGCCGAGCACCGTCATGCGCGCTGAGGGAAACAGCCTCTTCAAAAATTCAAACTGGAACGGCGAGTAATCCTGTGCCTCATCGATGACAATGTGGCGGATCGCCGTGTTCGTCTGAAAGCCGAGAATCAGTTCTTTCAACAGCAGAAACGGCGTGGCGTCTTCGTAAAACAGTTCCTCTTCCGAAAGCTTATCAAGTGTCTGCCGGCAAATGGCTTCCCATTCCGCAGGCAGTTCCGCCTGATTATCTTCCAAAAATCCTGCAAAAAGTTGGCGGTACAGTGCTTTGACATCGACAAAGCGGTAAGCCTTGATCTTTTTTCGGAGCGGTTTCAGCTTCTGGCGCACAACAAGCCGGGCCAGTTCTTCCGGCTCCATTTCGTAGTCGCTCACCGCTTTTCCTTTAAAACCTTTTTTCGCTGCCAGATAGGCATGCGCTTTCTGGTAGGAATCGTTGCTGAGCAGCTCCATTTCCTCTTCCACCCACGGCTCTTCCCATTCCTGTTTTTCAAATTCATCGAGCTCTTTCAACAGCCAGTCCTTCAACCCTTCCAGCCGGTTGTGGAAACGCAGCGTTGTGTCGCGGGAATAAAACCGCGCTTCAATGGCTTCGGCGCTTGCAATCGGATGTCCAGCGAAACGGATGCGCTTGAATATCATGCCGGACTCCTCCAACGTCCGCCGATACGATTTGATGGCTTCGAAAAACTGGACCGATGCCTTGAAGCGGATGGCTGCCACACGGGCCGCGTATGCCGGATCGTCCCTTTTCGTCAACACGTACTCCAGCTGTCCGTACGGATTCTCAAGCTCAAACTGGGCGCTCAACCGGTGGTTCAAGTATTCTTGGAACGTCACTTGGTGCATGTTCTCTTCGCCGAGTTCCGGCAGCACATTCGACACGTAGCTCGAAAACATTGCGTTCGGCGAAAACAGAATGATCTGGTCGGCGTTCAATTGATCCCGGTATTTATAGAGAAGATACGCGATGCGCTGCAGCGCAGCCGAAGTCTTCCCGCTGCCGGCTGCCCCCTGTACGATCAGCAGGCGTGTCCGGTCGTGGCGGATGATGCGGTTCTGTTCCTGCTGAATCGTCGCGACGATGCTGTGCATCTTCTTGTCGGCGCTTTTGCCAAGCACCTGCTGCAGGATTTCGTCCCCAATGGTCAGACTCGTGTCGAACATCGACTCTAAAACGCCGCTGCGAATCAAATATTGCCATTTCTTCTCCAAATGCCCTCGCACTTCCCCGCCTGGCGTTGAATAAGATGCGGGTCCCGGCTGGTGGTCGTAGTAGACGCTCGAGACCGGTGCGCGCCAGTCGTAAACAAGGAATTCATCGCCTGTTGAATCGGTCAATGTCGAGATGCCGATATAGACTTCTTCTTTTTCCGGTTCGTCTTCCTCTTGAAAATCGATGCGGCCGAAATACGGCGTTCTTTGCATGCTTCGAAGTTCCGCCAGCTTTTTGGTGGACTGTCGGTGGGTGGTTTCACTGACGGACAGCGCCTGTGCTTCCTGCCGCAAGCCGATGATCGTTTCCAGGAAATCGTCGAACGAATCGAGGCTTATTTTGTTTTCATCCCAGAAATGGCGGCGGATGTTCACCACATCGTCTTTTTGGCGAGACGTATCTGCTTCCAATCTTCGGAGCTGCCCGGTGACTTCCTGCATCACGCGGTCGACTCGTTTTTGCTCCTTTTGAAATTCCAGATTCACGTGAACCACTCCTTACAAAATGACTAATCCCTGTGCGAATTAAGAATCGGATAACGTTCGGTTTTCTTCATTAAGAGGCAGTTGCGTTTGGAATGTTTCATAGCGCTTCCGTTGAAGCATCAGCCGCCGATAATGAGCTGGTAGCGTTCAGCAGCGCTGTAGATCTGTTTCGCTTTTTCGATAATCGGCCGGTCGACCATTTTGCCGTCCAGCATGAAGACGCCGGCGCCTTTCGCTTCGTGTTCGGCATGGCGCAGCACTTTCACCGCCCAGTCGATGTCTTCCCGCGATGGGCTGTAAACTTCGTGGATCGTCTCAATCTGTTTCGGATGCACCGCCATCTGGCCGTTAAAACCGAGGGCACGCGCTGAAACGGCGCGCTTTTGCAGGCTTTCCGTATTGTGGATGTCGGCGAATACGGTGTCGTAAATGCCTTCGACGCCCCCCGCTTTGGCGTACGTGACGATGCGGGAGCGCGCATAAATCGCTTCAAGCCCCGCTTCCGTCAGCGTCAAATCCGCGTCCGCTGCATAGTCGATGGCGCCGAACGCGACGCCGCTGACGTTCGGATTGCTGAAGATGTCTTCCAGACGGACGATGCCGACTGCTGTTTCTACAAGGACGATCAGTTCGCCGTTAGCACCCATGCCGTCCCACGTTTCCTGTACTTGCCGGGCACTTTCCGCTTTCGGCAGCATGATGCCGTTGACGTTTTCATGCCGGGCAAGTTTGACATCTTCCGCGTACCATTCGGTGCCGTACTGGTTGATGCGCAGGAAAATGGGCTTTGCCGGTTTGTCCTCCAGTTCGTCGAGCGCTTCTTTAATAACTGCGCGGGCAGCCGCTTTTTCATCCGGATGGACAGCGTCCTCCAAATCCCACAGCAAGGCGTCCGCTTCGCTGCTGACGGATTTCAGCAGCCGCTCTTTGTTCGTTCCCGGTGTAAACATCAGACTTCGGTAAATCATCCTTTTTCCCCCTTAAATGATGCCGTCTTTTTTCAGTCCTTCGATTTCTTCCGGAGTCAGCCCCAGTTCGCCGTACAGCGTTTCATTGTATGAGCCGAGTTCCGCTCCGGCATGGCGTATTTCTCCCGGTGTACGCGACAGTTTCGGTGCCACATTGAGCATCTTGACGCTGCCGAAATGCACATCCGGCACATCCGCGATGTTTTCTCGGTGGTTGAAATGCGGGTCATTCACAATGTCTTCCACTGTATAGACCGGCGCAATCGTCGCTTCAAAATGGACAAAGCGCTCGAGGATTTCGTCCTGCGTGTACCCTTTCATCCAGCCGGCGATGATCGCCTCCAGTTCGTCGACGTTCTCGAGGCGCTTCTGATTGGTTGCGAATTTCGGATCCGTTATCAAGTCTTCCCGGCCGATTGCCTTGAATATGCGTTCGACGATCGGCTGTGACGTGCCAGATATCGCAAGCCATTTCCCGTCTTTCGTTTCGTATAAATTGCGCGGTACAGTCCAGCCTGTGCGGTTCCCTTTCCGTCCCGGAATGATGCCGAGCTGGTCGTATTCCATGACCTGGTTGCCGAGCATCCCCATGAGCGCTTCGTAAATCGGCAAATCGATATACTGCCCCCGTCCCTCCTCCGAATGGTCGCGTTCGTAAATCGCGACCATCGTGGCGTAAGCGCCCATTAGCGCGGTCGCGTAATCGGCGAGCGCGAAACTTGGCAGCACCGGACCTCTATCCGGAAAACCGTTGACCTGCGCAAAGCCAGACATCGCTTCCGCGAGCGTACCGAACCCCGGTCGTTCCTTGTAAGGGCCGTCTTCACCGAAGCCCGACACCTTCACGACAATCAACCCAGGATTGTCTTTCGACAAGGATTCATAGGTGATGTTCCATTTCTCCAAAGTCTTCGGACGGAAATTCGTAATGACGACGTCTGCCGTTGCAGCGAGTTTATGGAACAGCTCCTGGCCTTTCGGCGTACTGAAATTCAGCGTGATCGGCTTTTTGTTGCGCGACACGAGCTTCCACTCAAGCGACTCGCCGTCTTTCTGGCGGCCGGCATTCCGCAGCGGGTCTCCTGCAGGATGCTCCACTTTAATGACGTCCGCTCCGAAATCCCCCAGATATGTAGCCAGCATCGGTCCCGCAAGCACAGTGGATGCGTCAATGACCCGCAGTCCGGCAAGCGGCAGCTTTCTGTTTTCTTCCATTGCTTCAGCTCCTCCAAATATTCCTGAAAATGTTTTCAGAATTTTCTCTTATCATATAGTCAATCGGATAAATTGTAAACCTCTTGGATACAAAAACCAAAAACACCCTGCGCCCGGAATTCCATATGAATTCTTTGGTGCAGGGTGTTTGATTCATTACGAATTTTTTATGGTTCAGTGGTTGTCTTGATGCGTTCCGGATGCGTGTAGAGATTAAACGAGCCTTTCCGGATAAAGCCGACCGTCGTGATGCCGAGCTCTTCAGCAAGCGACAGCGCGAGTTCGGTCGGCGCCGATTTTGACAGAATGATTTCGCAGCCGATCTTCGCAACTTTCAACAGGATCTCCGACGAAATGCGGCCGCTGAAAGCAATCACTTTGTCGCGTACATCAATGTCGTTTCGCAGGCAATGGCCGTAAATTTTGTCGAGCGCATTGTGCCGGCCGATGTCCATGCGCGATAGGAAAAAGCCGTCGGTGCTGCACAGCGCAGCGTTGTGCACGCCGCCGGTCTGCCGGAACATGTCGGCGCTGTCCTCCAGCTTTCCCATCAAGGAAAAACAATCTTCCGGCGACAAGGTCACCCGGACACTGTCCATCGTTTTCGCAGTCAAGGCGTCGTGGGCAAATACAAAGCCTTGCCGGCTCATTCCGCAGCACGACGAGACAAAGCGTTTGTTCTGCAGGTTCTCATAGAACGGATACATTTTATTCGCTTCGATATGGACGATGCCTTGTGCATTGTCGACGCGGATATCCCGGATATCGCGGTGATTCGGGATGATGCCTTCCGATGCCAGAAAGCCGACCGCCATGTCTTCGATGTATTCCGGCGAGCAGACGATCGTGATGAATTCGCGGCCGTTGATCCGGATGGTGATTGGCTCTTCGGTCACGATCCGGTCTTCCCGCTCACGGAACTCGCCGTCTATATAGCGGAGCACTGTCCGCGTTTTTTGCTGCTCCTTTTGCATAATCACCAATCCCTTTTAGAAATATCATTTATTGATTGATTATTCCGTTAATTT is from Planococcus liqunii and encodes:
- a CDS encoding VOC family protein translates to MKTVAYLQFEGKAEEALTFYERALQATSVKKVRFNAFDQDPNAPFTEEEQNMIMESRIEFAGNTLMLSDVPLGMQAVTGGITQGNSLLISIIDAEPEANQSIFEALSEGGTVIMPLSSTPWSASFGMLIDRFGVMWKFNGEASKFLDGFVN
- a CDS encoding helix-turn-helix transcriptional regulator gives rise to the protein MKKIERLISIVMILLQKEIVSASEFSRLFDVSKRTIQRDIEALGYANIPIYAEHGAEGGYALMDEYKLDKRLVNSQDLENILVSLGGYDQLITNPEIQMTIQKIKSMTSLETTAKLDLSFYDWSGRSEIKEDITLINQAIGKNWLLTFEYVDQGGKRSCRVVEPYRLRLMEMHWYLFAYCLERKDYRTFKLTRMIDIKQEGSFSPRSDLESIKDQKHSGQSELVPVQLLVDVVVRDQFIERYGKSSVTEMTAESYLVKIELPESHFAYQFVAGFGNKVKILEPHSFIENYLIFLEETIRLYR
- a CDS encoding SDR family oxidoreductase translates to MTYIDDKVIIITGASSGIGEAAALYLSERGAKVVLAARSEEKLKVLAERINNSGGTALYRSTDVTNKDEVQSLVDFTIEKFNRVDTLINSAGLMLFSMWDNTHVEEWEKMIDLNLKGVLYGIAAVLPKMKEQGSGQIINVGSVAGHAVGEGHGVYSSTKYAVKAITESLRKEMSVKYNIKASMVSPGVIATNWQDTVTDRDVESVLENLNEVAIDVEHVAKTIAFVIDQPADVLINDVLVTPTSQKW
- a CDS encoding DMT family transporter, which encodes MKPFQADLLMLLVTIGWGSSYLFMKIGIDSLGEFNVIALRFGLAFVLAAGLFFRRFRKIDCLTLKCAAILGVILFIVFVLITYGLNTTTTSNAGFLVSLTVVFVPLITAFVLRKKVELKTALSVILAITGIGFLTIQLPLVFNRGDLFCMGAALFYAVHIIVVSSAAKKVDPLNLGIAQLGFTGLYGLIFSFIFEVPAWPSTTISWLAILALSIFCSAIGFILQIIAQKYTSPTRTGLMFSLEPVFAALFGYVFAQEILHGKGYIGAALILLSVVLSSSQRKSSQSKQRSDIRNSGRNLSQ
- a CDS encoding NAD(P)H-dependent oxidoreductase → MNVLIVYAHPEPQSFNGALKDLAVSELTKLGHQVEVSDLYAMNFKAVADGGDFQQRQDEHSLKYAVEQKHAVKTESFSRDIEDEQEKLVWADFVIFQFPIWWYSMPAILKGWFDRVYASGFIYTRENRYDSGGLKGRKAMLSVTTGTPKGAYMPNGMDGDIHEKILYHINHGMLYFSGMQPVEPFISWTPSHDEDERKMYLEAYKQRLHTLVEQPIISYHPKDHYDENHQLKKEYQ
- a CDS encoding helix-turn-helix domain-containing protein; the encoded protein is MENIQGIISKNLANLRKRRNLTLDQVSEATGVSKAMLAQIEKGKSNPTVATLWKIANGLQVSFTSFMTESEPQVKQISLTDIEPITDNEGRYRVYPFFPFHPDKKFEIYVTELEPGCFHQAKTHLGEEYIVMKNGELIMDLQGQRYTLASGDALQFSGTVPHSYKNETAEPASFFMLMFYPENEI
- the helD gene encoding RNA polymerase recycling motor HelD, encoding MNLEFQKEQKRVDRVMQEVTGQLRRLEADTSRQKDDVVNIRRHFWDENKISLDSFDDFLETIIGLRQEAQALSVSETTHRQSTKKLAELRSMQRTPYFGRIDFQEEDEPEKEEVYIGISTLTDSTGDEFLVYDWRAPVSSVYYDHQPGPASYSTPGGEVRGHLEKKWQYLIRSGVLESMFDTSLTIGDEILQQVLGKSADKKMHSIVATIQQEQNRIIRHDRTRLLIVQGAAGSGKTSAALQRIAYLLYKYRDQLNADQIILFSPNAMFSSYVSNVLPELGEENMHQVTFQEYLNHRLSAQFELENPYGQLEYVLTKRDDPAYAARVAAIRFKASVQFFEAIKSYRRTLEESGMIFKRIRFAGHPIASAEAIEARFYSRDTTLRFHNRLEGLKDWLLKELDEFEKQEWEEPWVEEEMELLSNDSYQKAHAYLAAKKGFKGKAVSDYEMEPEELARLVVRQKLKPLRKKIKAYRFVDVKALYRQLFAGFLEDNQAELPAEWEAICRQTLDKLSEEELFYEDATPFLLLKELILGFQTNTAIRHIVIDEAQDYSPFQFEFLKRLFPSARMTVLGDFNQAIFAHAGEFNDFDVLTNLYGTDQTETIRLAQSYRATKPIIEFTRRLVPEGNAIVPFERQGEKPVLTEVADHAELHRCIMERVAELRGKFGTIAIICKSASEAAHAHEALSGIEGLKRMKTGSAEYEQGVIVIPSYLAKGIEFDAVILYDASEQMYGQESLRRLFYTACTRAMHELQLFSVGKPSPFLEEALQEGLVRVEA
- a CDS encoding HpcH/HpaI aldolase/citrate lyase family protein, with the protein product MIYRSLMFTPGTNKERLLKSVSSEADALLWDLEDAVHPDEKAAARAVIKEALDELEDKPAKPIFLRINQYGTEWYAEDVKLARHENVNGIMLPKAESARQVQETWDGMGANGELIVLVETAVGIVRLEDIFSNPNVSGVAFGAIDYAADADLTLTEAGLEAIYARSRIVTYAKAGGVEGIYDTVFADIHNTESLQKRAVSARALGFNGQMAVHPKQIETIHEVYSPSREDIDWAVKVLRHAEHEAKGAGVFMLDGKMVDRPIIEKAKQIYSAAERYQLIIGG
- a CDS encoding CaiB/BaiF CoA transferase family protein: MEENRKLPLAGLRVIDASTVLAGPMLATYLGDFGADVIKVEHPAGDPLRNAGRQKDGESLEWKLVSRNKKPITLNFSTPKGQELFHKLAATADVVITNFRPKTLEKWNITYESLSKDNPGLIVVKVSGFGEDGPYKERPGFGTLAEAMSGFAQVNGFPDRGPVLPSFALADYATALMGAYATMVAIYERDHSEEGRGQYIDLPIYEALMGMLGNQVMEYDQLGIIPGRKGNRTGWTVPRNLYETKDGKWLAISGTSQPIVERIFKAIGREDLITDPKFATNQKRLENVDELEAIIAGWMKGYTQDEILERFVHFEATIAPVYTVEDIVNDPHFNHRENIADVPDVHFGSVKMLNVAPKLSRTPGEIRHAGAELGSYNETLYGELGLTPEEIEGLKKDGII
- the fdhD gene encoding formate dehydrogenase accessory sulfurtransferase FdhD; this encodes MQKEQQKTRTVLRYIDGEFREREDRIVTEEPITIRINGREFITIVCSPEYIEDMAVGFLASEGIIPNHRDIRDIRVDNAQGIVHIEANKMYPFYENLQNKRFVSSCCGMSRQGFVFAHDALTAKTMDSVRVTLSPEDCFSLMGKLEDSADMFRQTGGVHNAALCSTDGFFLSRMDIGRHNALDKIYGHCLRNDIDVRDKVIAFSGRISSEILLKVAKIGCEIILSKSAPTELALSLAEELGITTVGFIRKGSFNLYTHPERIKTTTEP